ttttattgttgtCCTTTCCTGTTGTATTTTGCAACAGGAAAAGTATATAATCAGGATAAAATATCAGCAAGACTAACTATATTTAATGTTCTATTATATGCTATAATTAAattacagacacatttatattgAAGTTATAtgtggcatgtatgtgtgtatatataagagggTTATGACGTTTTGATTTTTTTGGAAGTAAACAATTTCCTGTGTCAAAAGTCAATGagcaatttcattattttaattttaattttaatttttttagaaaaatgtcACCTCCAACTGGAAAAATCTAACACCACTTTTGAtccaaatcatgcaaaattctaggGGGTGGGGTCATAATACCTactcaagtttttaccaaacttggtgtgcTAACTTAATGCAATGCAGAAGCAGTATATCTCAAATTTCAGCTTTCAGGTTTAAGTAGGTTAGGAGTTACagagtttttaatttgttacTACTTAGGCCCTACTTTAGGAAATATCACcttcctctcctttttatttctgtgatGCTAAAAACTCTAACTATATTAACTGTTTTTCTGAATAGTAGGCTTATCCAACTAGAGtctaaaataatgtctcataagagaagtgcttgtgtcactcaaagaaacaaaaaaaatttggaTGAAGAATCTTGTGCAATTTCAAGACTCACATAGGAAAAGACCACCTGTTCCCCTAGAAGAGCATTCTTTGGAAAACAACTGCAGGATaccaatgaaacttcaaattgtCAGTTGCTACCTGTTCCTTAGAGGTACCATCaaaggaaggaaaggaaatgtGTAAAATGAGGAAAATACAAATCATTGAAAGGAACTTTTGGCATTACAACGGAAAATGGTGAATGGCTGTGCAGTGAGGATAGAAGGTTATGTTATCTTCAAAGTGAGAGCAAGGGACAGGTTGGGTATGCAACTGAAAAGGCAGCCAGTTACAcagctatccatccatccatccaaaagaAGGAAAGTGTCCTTAATACCAACTTCAACCAGAGCAACTCCAGTGTCATTGTCAATGTgtgaagcagagactgaaagtgaaTATCAAGAGTCCGAAAAATCAGATGAAGAATCTACACAAACAAGGAGGAAGTATAGCAAAACTGGAACTGCAACCAAGTTAGTAATACCTTCCAGCCCAAAAAGCAGCAACAGTTTGTCGACAGTTATCTCAAGATGGAATCAATGTCAATACTCCTTCCCAATTTGGTATTTACAGATCAACTATCATAGAAGCTGTTAAACTAAAaacgaaaatgaagaaaacactacATTTAGAAACTTGTTCATTGGAAATGTAAGGTAAACGTATTGATGATCAAGAATACCAAAGTGCTAGTTTTAAAGAATGAACAGAGAGAAGTTAAGTTAGAAGCACTTCAATTACCAAACAGAAAAGCCGATACTGTTGCGAATGGAATAACAGCTGTTTTAGATGAATACAGTTTATGGAATTGTGTAAAGATGATTGTCACTGATACGAGTGTGAACACTGGGAAAAGAAATGGCATTGTCATTCAGTTGCAAAGACTGTTTGCTCCCAAGGGTTTGAAAGAACCACAATTTATTGGTTGTCAGCATCATATCCTTGATAGAGTTCTTCGTGTTGTAATGGATAATGAACTTGGAGAAAAAAGTCATCTCCCAATATTAAATATAcgcacggtggtgcaccagcatgaccgcagccacttggctgaaacacataaataaataaaatacattcatgtCAGAGCGTCTAAGTAATTACAAGAAACTCCAGGTTAATTTCAACAATGGTGAAGAAAAGATTACTGATTCAGCAGGTGGCGAGATGatataaaatttctatttcatttgaccagagtttttcatttctttgaagcaACCGGAAAATTTCCTATtgtaaagtttcaaaaaatacCCAACTTAAGATGGAATTCTCAAGCAATATTAGctcttttggcatttattcttctaTCAGAGAAAAGAGTTTTGCTTCTCAATGTTTTTCAATTCATCTCTTACAGCTGGGCAGATTTTTGGTTTACTGACCAAATGTTCAATGCACATGATTATCAGAAGTTATGTGGTAGCCTGCAAGTTCATAATGAAGCATTGAACTATGTAAAAAACTTTTGGAGTCGAAAACCATCAAAACTGGAAATTCCCAGAACAAATCAGAGTGCAGAATGGGCAATCAAGTGCCCTCAAGATCTTTATGATGTTTGTAAAGAGAAGGAGAAACTTCAGTTTCGATTTATTTTATCTGACAAAACATTAATTCTTTGTTTAAAAATTGGCTTTAAATAGGGAATTAAACttataaagttaaaaatatgtattgtttttaattttgtatgttattgAATGCTTGTAGTGGCCTCTGTCTTAAAATAGCTGTTTTGAACCTTTGCATAGAGCAATTTTAATTCAGTaatcttaaaaatgtataaatacacttttattccacatctctcttgtgaaataaagtaaaatgtgtGTTAGTTTCCTgacttttatgaaattattcattGAATTACAGTATAGGATTATTAGGTTGTGAAAATGTCataaccctaatatatatatatatgcctttgtatgaaaattacaatatatattcagaatttaaatatatttctttgtctggagtaattaatattttccatttatctGTTAATGTCTACTGCTTGTGAATTTTTCTGGTTATTCCACAAATAGAACTAATGAATCACAGTTTGAAACTTAGAAAGATGTAGTTAAGAAAATGGTATCCAATTTTATCATATTAATGAAATGTTTCTAAATTCAAAATTAGGGACACTTTTTATTGGAAGAGAAATGACTGCTGGAAATAATATTGACTTGAGACCAATAAGATTAGTTTTCTGGTGTATATAACATATTGATTTCCTTTAAATTAACCACATATTGATGATGGATACATCTGGTttaaagaaatttagaaattgaTTTAAATGATTCTAGTGATAATGCCTGAACAGAATGAATGTTTTTCAATTGAACAGTTGATAAATAAATGAggtgaatataatgatgatggtgtaaagaaagaataaataaaattcctaTGAATCTACATTTTAATGTGAAGGATttacaaggtggcgagctggcagaattgttagcacaccaagcaaaatgcttagtggcatttcgtctgtctttatgttctgagttcaaattctgctgaggtcaattttgcctatcatccttatggaattgataaaatgggtaccagctgaacactggatttgatgtaatcaactaaccccttgcttcaaagttgctggccttgtgccaaatttgaaatcaatatgaaggatttattccttaatattttaaattaataaacattGTGTGGAGTTGGTGGGGTCTAAAATTAAGTATTGAGGATTAGTTGGTATAATATTTAGAGCTTTAGATGGATAAACGTAAGCTGTTAATATATAATCAGGATAAAACATCAGTAAGACTAAGAGTGAGACTAATTTATATTAACTAGGTTATTGAGAAAATTACAATTTTCAAATTCATTCTGTATTTATATTGTTCTGTGGGTAAGGTatcttgtttatttatacacacatgaatgattTTAGTTTAAAAATTTACCATTAAGAaactatttaattattaatttttttaaaggagACCTAATTTGCTTCATCTCTACCATTCTAAAAGTCAAATTGAATAACATTGTTTGGTAAATTTGTTTGggagaatttttttaaattctaatcttCCTTAGCAAAGATGACAGGAGTATGTAAGTAAAGTGTCAATAATTTTTGGTCAACAAGttgttttttcccctctctccatATTAAAATCTTTTGTTCAAAACTGCAATGTAACAAATAATTATACCTGTTACCAGCCAGCTAATTACAGCAGAGACCATTCATATACAAAATCCACTGAATTTCACACTTTTCCTTGCTAgatcttttcattaaaaaaaaaagttagacaACTATTTTGATTCATAATTCTcgtttactcttttgtttcagtcatttgactgcggccatgctggagcaccgcctttagtcgaacaaatcgaccctataACTCGTTCTTTGTAAtcctagcatttattctatcggtttcttttgccgaaccgctaggttacaggggcgtaaacacatcagcatcggttgtcaagagatggtggggggacaaacaaagacacaaacatatacacatatacgacgggcttctttcagattccgtgtaccaaatccactcacaaagctttgtttgcccgaggctatggtagaagacacttgcccaaagtgtcacgcagtgggactgaacccgaaaccatgtagttggtaagcaagctacttaccacacagccacccaaGCGCATATTTACTTTCAATTTATACTTTTGTATCTATTGTAAATAAGAatgggcgaaagtaaagaatacgcacacccggtgtttagggttaggggtttTGTTACGCCTAAAACGGATGGTGTacgtattgttgttgatgatgaagggTATGTTCAATTGTTTTTACTAAAGTTCTCCAAAgatctatttatataaaaacgTTACATTTCTTTCCTCCTCACCACAAGGACGGATATCTTggtattaaaagaatttttagaaTAAAAGTGGAGTTTGTACTGAAATGCGTACATACTTGCAGCAATTTGAACTATTGTTGATAAACTTTTTCTTTAAGTTTTAATGAAATCTTTATTCAGAAAGGTAATTTCAGTATTGTCGATAAATTTATTAATACAGTGCACTGATGAAGTAAAGCAAAACAAAGACGAAATTCTCACCATCTGAAGCCACTTGATTTCATGatatttgattttgctttttacgttctgagttcaaatctcgcctaggttaactttgcttttcatccttcgctAACTGTTAAGCTCTGTACCAattgtagaaacgattattaagaaatataatcacACGGGGAGTGTACTTACGTCTCTCTCTTGTGTGCAGGTGGTTGTTAGAAGTACCCATGAAAAGAACAAGGAGTGTAATGATAGGTTCTTTATGTTGATAGTATTACTTCCGTTAAAAAAAGTCATTGTTTACAGTTTACGTAGTGACTTGTATGATTCAACGAGAGAACTATCCGGTGCGAAGGCGTGTCTGCTGATTGAATTATTTACATAGGTAAATGCAGTAGTTTTATTATTAGtctcatatttaaaattttatttcacagaTGACTTAGTTCCCAGATTGAAATATCTGTTCACATTGCGAACTAAACCaaattgtttagccccaggttagaaTTGAGCAGAATGAGCAGACTTATGGCTAAAGGCGTTCCAGCTTTGACCACTCTGTTTTTGTTCGTTTGATACAAAACCATATTATCTACACTTTTaaagacagtagagtgtgataTGAGGATAtgattttattgctatttctagcaggactaGCGACTATGTTGAAGCTCCCTGGTTACCAGAGCCAAGTATGTAAATGAAATAGTATACGAACAGTGTTGAAAGTTGGCCGAGCATGCCCATTGGTAGATGTTACACTTAAAACTATTTATTGACTTACTTGACTTCAACCAACAATACTGCCTCAAgcaggttttttttaaaaattcgtgTAGTTTTAAGCCCCCATTTTGCTCTTTGTTCCTATTCGCTTTCAGTTAACGTTATTATTTCGTCATTCAGACGTGTGTACTTATTAGTAGTACCATTTCCGCTTTCTTTCTCGTGTCATAATCTCTCGCACTCACACAGGTACACGCCATATggagatattaaataaaaaatcttACTTAGCAAGGCTGGTAACAACGTTACATCTACTACTTGCTGAAAATGCGTTAAGACACGCTCCTCGTCTGTAATGAGAGATCTCTCGACATTTGATTATCTAATACATAGAATCACCAACATCTTTTGTTTGAACATAGCCACCGCTTATTTGTCAGTATGAAGAACTTTAATGGGTAACACGTTTTACCTATATGGGTGACCTCATCAGGAGCTGCTGCTTACTATCAACTGAGATAAAAGCGAAGGAGTGTAACAAGAAGACGAAAGCCTGTCACCGACCAACTCCTACCCCAAGCTCCTCATCCAATTATCAGCAGCTCTAACGAAAAGCAGCAGCATGCCAAGCTATCGTTTTTCTCATCCTTATCACACTTACTGCTGTTATTTACCAACTTCTCTAGTTTATGGCTGTCTACATGGTCGGTATTTGGTACCGCTGCCAACATCATATTACGATTGCTTCTTTCTTTTACACCGGGACAACATACCAGCAGCAACATAATCTTCATCTAACTGCTACATAAAGCTAAGTTAGAGGTTGAGCGGTGCTTCCCCACCACCCTCAAAAACCCGATCGGTATGGGTGAAGATAGTGGATACTTTAGCCGCCGCTCCTGCCAGTTTCGACTTCCTACAcgaaagcaacatcaacaacaaacagaTACGGGTAACTGCAAGAAAAAAAGCTCTAATGGATACGACTGTAATGCTGCTACTAGTTCGGTTGCAAACtgcataaataaaagtgaagCTATAACAACCAGTGGCTGTTGTGATGCTGTTACTGATgctaacaattataacaataccTCTATTACTGTTGCTAATTGCACCAATAACAACTGTCGCGCCGATCTAAATAGCAAAAATTCTGGAGATCACCGCTACTCTTGTGATCATCTACAATTTGATCTGCGATGCAGACCAGTGGAACAAAATgtagtttcctctctctctccaagacAGGTGTTTGATGTAGTAACTGAAAACACGACAAATCGTAACCCCTCAAATAGTTTAAACAGTTCTATTAATAGCTGTTCACTATTAGTTGATGACGTGAGAGATGCTAATAACGACAGTACATGTACATCCAATTTGCCGTGTAGCTTATACAGTCGACCGGTACATCAAGTCGGTAGTTCTGCTATCGACACAGATACTACTTATAATACTGGAAGTAGTAGTTCTAGTGGTGGTTATTACACTCAGACGAACAACAGTTGTGGTCGAACGACATTTTCTCCAAACAGTATACTCCATTTGAAATACACAGATCTCAACGATTTGAACTCTTACAGAAATTTATGTTACGTGTTTAAGGACGAACAGGATTTTGAAGAATTTAAACAAGAATTACAAGACTTCCAGTTTCTGAAAGAAAGTCTTCAGAAAAGTGGATGTAATCACGACTACCAAGTATCTCCACTGCGCGAAATACCAGTAAATATTGAAGAACAATTGGCCCAAAATAACAGATTCGGAAACAGCCCGAGTAATAGTCCAATTTTTACCAGTATTAACCAGCAGGATCAACAAAACAAAGTTAACAATAATATCTGTGATGATCAAAGTGCGAATTGTTTAACATTGCAGGAGGAAACTTTCTCTACACGTAACTCTGGAAGAATTCTTGGTTGTGATATTGTACCTGTTCCTATTGCTACTACACCAGCAGCTTCTTCAGAAACTTCGTCATCATGCCAACCTCGTTTTGTTAACACCTGTATTTCTTCCTCACCAACGCCAAGCAGTTGTAATAAAGCCAGAATCACAAATTCTATAAGCAGACGAAGTTCTTCAAACTCCTCGTCCCCTCTGAAATATTTATCGTCGTCTTTCAGAAACGCATTAGCCCCACATGACATGTTAATGGACTTTTTCAAAAGTGATGAAAATTTCCAGGAGTTCGAACGGGAGTTTGCTAACTTGGATAATGACTTCAATGTGTTCGGTCGACTTGGTCGAATAGAGGACAGTGAAGATAGAGACCAAGTATTTGCAACTAGAGATAGAAAACGTAATGTTGAGAGTGAAGGGCGAAGTTCGATtcctttgaaaattaattttcaacaGGATACGAATGTTTGTTGTTCGAATGAACACATGCCACTGACTGAACTAAAAGTTAAACACAGTTCAGCTGGGGCTAAACAAGATGTTGCAGTAACGAAAAGTACTGGGAAAAGTGATTCCTTTTCAGATTTCTTTGACAATGACGAAGATTTTAAGGAATTTGAGAAAGAATTTGCTAACTTCAAATTGCGGAGAAGATCACGAGCTTTTGCTGATGATTTTAACAGACGTTCAAATTGCGATCTGTTTGCTGATTTTTTCCCCAAGTTTGAAAATCAGGAAAAAATCGAACGGCGAAGTCGTGGACCTGCCAATGATTGggattatttatttaacaaaatcaaaagaaacagTGGATTTTTGGCGGATGTTAATGAACTGCAAAGTACACCTTGTGAAAGATCTCAGAGCCCTACGTTTTTGGCCACACAATCTCCTAAAAGAACTACTGAAGATATTTCAACATCACTTTGCAAAGCAAACGAAAGTCCAGTAAGAAAACCTATCGAAATAGCCGTTCAACGACGACCTCCTCTCCCGCCTCTAGTAACAAAACATCCACACTTTTCATGTGAGCGACACAACAGCTCAAGTTTGCAGAAAAAGCCTTTGGAATTAAAGATTGAACATGTATCCTCTCCAGTATCGCTTAATTTCCGAAATGACAGCCCCAATCCGTTGTCAGACAGTGTTGGCAGCACTTACATGCGAATACCCAAATTAATAGATGAGGAAGATAGAGAAGAGTCTGTATCACCGACAGTATTACATATCGATGAAACTCCCGTGTATAATCCAGATACTACTGGTACTACTGATGCTTCTAATAGTGCAGAAGAACTTTCTCACATTATTATTGAACATCATTTCACCGGTGGTGTTTCTAAACCAACTCTTACCATTACTAGGAGAACGAATAAGTCGCTGGATGAGGCCAGTGAAAGCGAATCTCCCGTTTCTGTACACGCACAACAATTGTCTGAGCTGAGGGATAAACGTTGCCACACGGACCCACCTAGAATTGTTATAGAGCATAGGTTTTCTCCCCGTGAGTTTGAACCCGGTTCTAGTAAACAGAATAGGTTTTCTACTGCGTTGGAATTTTTACAGGATGTGGATTCAGGCAAAGTTGAGGATAAGAAAAAACCACACAAAGGTAAGCAAGCAATAGAGAGACTGGTTTGTGGAAGTCATCATTCATTTCGATTGTTCTAATTTTTTAATGATGATTATGTGAATTGAGTTCGATTTCcaaataacaattttattttttttaaatatgttcaaaTAACTCCTTATTACATATCCATGCATACGTGAAGTATGtatttgtcgtgtgtgtgtttgtgtttccatatatacctataaatatagttttaattgaagatgaaaaaaaactTTGCAAACTGTtactgtgttcgtgtgtgcgagTAATTGTAATAGGCTACagcgctttatatatatatatatatatataaataaaaacataaattatttataaacgcCCTTACGTATACATTTCTCCGAAGGGTTTTCGCTTGAACATTATTATTGTCAGTTCAGACCCGTTTGTCATTTAAACGgagttctttattatttattcgtTTGAGTAAAGCATGATTGCTCGCGGATGGTTTTGATCCAACAcgagctgctatttccagcagatcgagTGACCACACAGAGGCTCTCGCTAACTCGATGTATACTTGAAGAAGCAGAATTCAAGGCTGCTCTGTCTTAGGTTTCTGTTCTTACTCTCATCACGTTAAGTGTTGTAAGTTGTTAAACGTTCAGTTGActatttcaattatttacatttacctAGTTCTACTGCATTACCAGCATATGAGGACTCCAGCAAAAACAGTGGATAATATTTGCATTGCTACAAAGATTAACTGGGAATTTACTAAGTCAACATACCTTTCTTGTCTAAGTTTGTTGatctgaattataaaaaaaagttagtAATTGCCGCagaaagaagttagaaaatagttcaaatgaagataaaaattgTGGGATAGTTTCTTTGTTAGAATTCAGTTCATTTCAAATGTAGGCGCGTGTGCGCCCAAGACAGTTACAGCATAGCTCTGTCTTTTTGTCTCATCTTTTGGAAATCAGAGAAATCTGTGAAACCAGTTAAgtctttaaaaattcaaaaataaaaaaatctaaatgaatTCCAGTGCatattcaactttttttttttatatttctaccttcatggaataaaataactttgtttcatatacacatacaaacacgtatatatgtgtatatacacccattatgtacatatgtatacacacacacacacacttcagttaTGTAGCCATGTGcactttttttcccttctctggATCTTATTCCTCtcctctttctgatgaagagccatgCCTGAAATGTTATACActcttttttcccctcttatACTGAGTGTCAACCATGTGTACatctttttgatttttgttttgttatttttaattttcgatttgcctatgtatatatgtgtgtttgtgtatgcatccCTAGCTTTACGGAAGTAGTATATTTCCGAAAATATGTTTGTAATGTGAAATTTCATAGTGCAAAGTTAATTTTCCTATTATCAAATGAGATTGCGTTCTTATGGActccttcaaaagaaaaaaaaatacacaagaaaGCAATAGAGAACAAGCAACACACTCAcctttatacatgaaaataatttctaaacttatacataaaaacaaaaacattccaaGTGGAATGAGTTAGAGAATTAATAAGAATCAAAATATCGTAAGAGTACATTCTTACCACAATAGAGATGTTGACTACTGTGTGAGGGGTGCTGGTAGAATGAGCATTACTAGGATGATGAGGAACAATTTTTACTCTCTTATGgttcattatcaccaacatcagcTTGAGGGATGAAGAACTTATCCTAAGTTGTTTATTCTTTGTACAGCTCAGTATAGGAACTGAGCTCATTATAAACTCCTCTTGTAATCTTTATGCTACATTCATGATTAGGATCATTATCAGCAAAAGCCTGCAGACCTTCCTTTACCAAcctttttgtaataatttttgtaatcaa
This region of Octopus bimaculoides isolate UCB-OBI-ISO-001 chromosome 6, ASM119413v2, whole genome shotgun sequence genomic DNA includes:
- the LOC106878752 gene encoding uncharacterized protein LOC106878752 isoform X1; translated protein: MGEDSGYFSRRSCQFRLPTRKQHQQQTDTGNCKKKSSNGYDCNAATSSVANCINKSEAITTSGCCDAVTDANNYNNTSITVANCTNNNCRADLNSKNSGDHRYSCDHLQFDLRCRPVEQNVVSSLSPRQVFDVVTENTTNRNPSNSLNSSINSCSLLVDDVRDANNDSTCTSNLPCSLYSRPVHQVGSSAIDTDTTYNTGSSSSSGGYYTQTNNSCGRTTFSPNSILHLKYTDLNDLNSYRNLCYVFKDEQDFEEFKQELQDFQFLKESLQKSGCNHDYQVSPLREIPVNIEEQLAQNNRFGNSPSNSPIFTSINQQDQQNKVNNNICDDQSANCLTLQEETFSTRNSGRILGCDIVPVPIATTPAASSETSSSCQPRFVNTCISSSPTPSSCNKARITNSISRRSSSNSSSPLKYLSSSFRNALAPHDMLMDFFKSDENFQEFEREFANLDNDFNVFGRLGRIEDSEDRDQVFATRDRKRNVESEGRSSIPLKINFQQDTNVCCSNEHMPLTELKVKHSSAGAKQDVAVTKSTGKSDSFSDFFDNDEDFKEFEKEFANFKLRRRSRAFADDFNRRSNCDLFADFFPKFENQEKIERRSRGPANDWDYLFNKIKRNSGFLADVNELQSTPCERSQSPTFLATQSPKRTTEDISTSLCKANESPVRKPIEIAVQRRPPLPPLVTKHPHFSCERHNSSSLQKKPLELKIEHVSSPVSLNFRNDSPNPLSDSVGSTYMRIPKLIDEEDREESVSPTVLHIDETPVYNPDTTGTTDASNSAEELSHIIIEHHFTGGVSKPTLTITRRTNKSLDEASESESPVSVHAQQLSELRDKRCHTDPPRIVIEHRFSPREFEPGSSKQNRFSTALEFLQDVDSGKVEDKKKPHKDCQYTCHKTCRQLVTLDCANNLPNSMSDGSIETSLSEPASTPGSNSTVSDTLSNSCSRELSQVYREDIPLRIDIHEPVLSPFLWVTKSLRDQEQLPHKVKDMVACWDWEKLQLLFRDIHSKIPPIRFQDETDSGYRSGPIPDEILPKKEPSEATLNREELKSKLQEYNNNVPNANLALESDGETFQGFIKVTLNLIRPITMSLGARPPSIYEVLTREHIVEQNTQSISFYMPRDTVKSIHVDSETTTKEVIAALLKKFKILDNPRKFAMYEQEFKNKKLVKLRRVMPEEFPLQVCLGWETNKLDCYRLVLQENEASGDIEWSNFSNPELNNFVKVLDREESEHIHQLQYKYHMMKKAVERRMKELRAAEQEAKHSK
- the LOC106878752 gene encoding uncharacterized protein LOC106878752 isoform X2, whose product is MGEDSGYFSRRSCQFRLPTRKQHQQQTDTGNCKKKSSNGYDCNAATSSVANCINKSEAITTSGCCDAVTDANNYNNTSITVANCTNNNCRADLNSKNSGDHRYSCDHLQFDLRCRPVEQNVVSSLSPRQVFDVVTENTTNRNPSNSLNSSINSCSLLVDDVRDANNDSTCTSNLPCSLYSRPVHQVGSSAIDTDTTYNTGSSSSSGGYYTQTNNSCGRTTFSPNSILHLKYTDLNDLNSYRNLCYVFKDEQDFEEFKQELQDFQFLKESLQKSGCNHDYQVSPLREIPVNIEEQLAQNNRFGNSPSNSPIFTSINQQDQQNKVNNNICDDQSANCLTLQEETFSTRNSGRILGCDIVPVPIATTPAASSETSSSCQPRFVNTCISSSPTPSSCNKARITNSISRRSSSNSSSPLKYLSSSFRNALAPHDMLMDFFKSDENFQEFEREFANLDNDFNVFGRLGRIEDSEDRDQVFATRDRKRNVESEGRSSIPLKINFQQDTNVCCSNEHMPLTELKVKHSSAGAKQDVAVTKSTGKSDSFSDFFDNDEDFKEFEKEFANFKLRRRSRAFADDFNRRSNCDLFADFFPKFENQEKIERRSRGPANDWDYLFNKIKRNSGFLADVNELQSTPCERSQSPTFLATQSPKRTTEDISTSLCKANESPVRKPIEIAVQRRPPLPPLVTKHPHFSCERHNSSSLQKKPLELKIEHVSSPVSLNFRNDSPNPLSDSVGSTYMRIPKLIDEEDREESVSPTVLHIDETPVYNPDTTGTTDASNSAEELSHIIIEHHFTGGVSKPTLTITRRTNKSLDEASESESPVSVHAQQLSELRDKRCHTDPPRIVIEHRFSPREFEPGSSKQNRFSTALEFLQDVDSGKVEDKKKPHKDCQYTCHKTCRQLVTLDCANNLPNSMSDGSIETSLSEPASTPGSNSTVSDTLSNDETDSGYRSGPIPDEILPKKEPSEATLNREELKSKLQEYNNNVPNANLALESDGETFQGFIKVTLNLIRPITMSLGARPPSIYEVLTREHIVEQNTQSISFYMPRDTVKSIHVDSETTTKEVIAALLKKFKILDNPRKFAMYEQEFKNKKLVKLRRVMPEEFPLQVCLGWETNKLDCYRLVLQENEASGDIEWSNFSNPELNNFVKVLDREESEHIHQLQYKYHMMKKAVERRMKELRAAEQEAKHSK